In Candidatus Hinthialibacter antarcticus, one DNA window encodes the following:
- a CDS encoding transposase family protein, producing the protein MAKHKFSERGVLLRKWLFQAIAWKGSIASVAQLMGVHVHTVSRILAEVDGVYQSNGSKETVRAFQTGFKISEDEYQLGPEHYKKPGVESSFNSDRISMAYQLSKLQENILEIPTPLFVMSFQHLDNWRDFYVVIVDLPDRGLKHGDQVVIHKSKTPLIGDTVLIWDRGTEHSQAHATFIEWSHACPPDNTKTLGVCVSIIG; encoded by the coding sequence ATGGCAAAACATAAGTTTTCTGAACGCGGCGTGTTATTACGTAAATGGTTATTTCAGGCGATTGCCTGGAAAGGCTCCATCGCGTCTGTGGCCCAGCTCATGGGTGTTCATGTACATACTGTGTCCCGCATACTCGCCGAGGTAGATGGTGTATATCAGTCAAATGGCTCAAAAGAAACCGTCCGCGCCTTCCAGACAGGCTTTAAAATCTCTGAAGATGAATATCAACTCGGGCCTGAGCATTATAAAAAGCCGGGCGTTGAAAGTTCATTCAATTCAGACCGAATCAGCATGGCCTATCAGCTGTCGAAGTTGCAGGAAAACATTTTAGAGATTCCAACGCCTTTATTTGTGATGTCATTTCAACATTTAGATAACTGGCGCGATTTCTATGTCGTCATCGTTGATCTGCCTGACCGCGGGCTGAAACACGGCGACCAAGTTGTCATTCATAAATCCAAAACGCCCCTGATTGGGGACACGGTTCTAATTTGGGATCGCGGGACAGAACATTCTCAAGCGCATGCAACATTTATTGAATGGAGCCATGCCTGCCCGCCAGACAACACAAAAACATTAGGGGTTTGCGTCAGTATCATCGGGTAA